Proteins found in one Muntiacus reevesi chromosome 2, mMunRee1.1, whole genome shotgun sequence genomic segment:
- the LOC136161678 gene encoding zinc finger protein 570-like isoform X1, translating into MYNFRELLVSAPAFLICVSAVMHPSVLAQDQEAQRGKPYKCTECAMTFVQYSKLTGHQGIHRGEKPYKCDVCGKTFSQNARLIVHRRIHTGEKPYKCDICCRCFTQHAHLGIHRRIHTGEKPYKCDACGKAFSAHSDLSKHQAIHKGEKPYICNLCDKAFSFRSYFTLHWRIHTGEKPYQCDLCGQCFSQNSYRRSHWRIHTREKPYNWNECGKAFSQSTGLKTHQRIHTLEKPYKCDECHYQRNASQNHNEVPLNASQNGCYPKVYKQNMLKRVWRKGNPLTLLVGMQTSTAMMENSVEIP; encoded by the coding sequence ATGTACAACTTCAGAGAACTCCTAGTTTCTGCACCAGCATTTCTAATATGTGTGAGTGCTGTTATGCACCCTTCAGTACTGGCACAagaccaggaagcacagagaggaaaACCTTACAAATGTACTGAGTGTGCCATGACCTTTGTTCAGTACTCGAAACTCACTGGACATCAAGGGATCCATagaggagagaaaccatataaatgtgatgtatgtggaaAGACCTTTAGTCAAAATGCAAGACTTATAGTTCAtaggagaattcatactggagagaaaccatataaatgtgatatatgtTGCCGGTGCTTTACTCAACATGCACACCTTGGGATTCATCgtagaattcatactggagagaaaccgtaCAAGTGTGATGCATGTGGAAAAGCTTTTAGTGCTCATTCAGATTTAAGTAAACATCAAGCAATTCATaaaggagagaaaccatatatatgtaatttatgtgACAAAGCCTTCAGTTTCAGGTCTTATTTTACACTCCAttggagaattcatactggagagaaaccatatcaGTGTGATCTATGTGGCCAGTGCTTTAGTCAAAATTCATACCGTAGGAGTCATTGGAGAATTCATACTCGAGAGAAACCTTACAACTGGAATGAGTGTGGCAAAGCCTTCAGTCAGAGTACAGGCCTTAAAactcatcagagaattcatactttAGAGAAACCGTATAAATGTGATGAgtgtcattatcagagaaatgcaagtcaaaaccacaatgaggtaccattaaatgccagtcagaatggctgctatccaaaagtctacaagcaaaacatgctgaagagggtgtggagaaaagggaaccctcttacactgttggtgggaatgcaaactagtacagccatgatggagaacagtgtggagattccttaa
- the LOC136161678 gene encoding zinc finger protein 610-like isoform X2 translates to MDEEAQKRKEQESDMALSQVTFRDVFIEFTPEELKYLDPAQRTLYKDVMVETFSNLLFVGMFHTHASQKLPTKASSDKEEIFHTMMLGRPEIHEIRDFFPQRGPGEFA, encoded by the exons ATGGACGAAGAAGCCcagaagaggaaagaacaggagtcagacatggctcTCTCTCAG GTGACCTTCAGAGATGTGTTCATAGAGTTCACTCCTGAGGAGTTGAAATACCTGGACCCTGCCCAGAGGACCTTGTACAAGGACGTGATGGTGGAGACCTTCAGTAACCTGCTGTTTGTGG GTATGTTTCATACACATGCAAGCCAGAAATTACCGACAAAAGCAAGCAGtgataaagaagaaatatttcacaCAATGATGTTGGGAAGACCTGAAATTCATGAAATCAGAGATTTTTTTCCTCAGAGAGGTCCAGGAGAATTTGCATGA